A genome region from Triticum aestivum cultivar Chinese Spring chromosome 2B, IWGSC CS RefSeq v2.1, whole genome shotgun sequence includes the following:
- the LOC123042588 gene encoding G-type lectin S-receptor-like serine/threonine-protein kinase CES101, whose protein sequence is MTFLLLLAFIALVWMYKYRGKVTNFLLILTYYIGSRVTGKKFSVLVGNWRKKENQKKLKLGYFSTSNQLEDENTEVPFVSFEDTLLATNCFADSNLLGRGGFGKVYKGTLKGGDNVAVKRLSKGSGQGAVEFRSEVVLIAKLQHKNLVQLLGCCIHEDEKLLIYEYLPNKSLDAILFGMCFFYCTSQNYLNSPKRH, encoded by the exons ATGACATTCCTGCTGCTCCTAGCATTCATAGCCCTCGTGTGGATGTACAAATACAGAGGTAAAGTAACAAATTTCCTCCTTATTTTAACATACTATATTGGTTCAAGAGTTACGGGGAAAAAATTTAGTGTCCTTGTAGGCAATTGGCGAAAGAAGGAAAACCAGAAGAAACTGAAGCTTGGATACTTTAGCACATCCAACCAACTCGAAGATGAAAATACAGAAGTTCCATTTGTTAGTTTTGAAGACACCCTTTTGGCAACAAATTGTTTTGCTGATTCCAACTTGCTTGGACGCGGAGGCTTTGGCAAAGTCTACAAG GGAACACTCAAAGGTGGAGACAATGTTGCTGTTAAAAGGCTAAGTAAGGGTTCTGGACAAGGAGCAGTCGAGTTTAGAAGTGAGGTAGTTCTAATTGCCAAACTGCAGCACAAAAACCTAGTCCAACTTCTTGGGTGTTGCATTCATGAAGATGAGAAGTTACTAATCTATGAATACTTACCTAATAAAAGCTTGGATGCCATTCTTTTTGGTATGTGCTTTTTTTATTGCACATCGCAAAATTATTTAAATTCACCGAAAAGGCATTGA
- the LOC123042589 gene encoding probable E3 ubiquitin-protein ligase RHC1A, producing the protein MDPVRVRTRIPIIYEVVEDREPADGQEFLERGVRDWMQGRLPLIDQELDMLQRQQEARLQSRYEEEEEEGPFWPSLAVPASLDAVLQLPETAGAPAGARLQQTECAVCLKDFEVDDKVATMPCDHYFHQGCISEWLKVSCACPLCRHALPAATPPAHHMEATSP; encoded by the coding sequence ATGGACCCCGTGAGGGTGCGGACGAGAATTCCTATCATCTACGAGGTCGTGGAAGATCGGGAGCCGGCCGACGGGCAGGAATTCTTGGAACGAGGTGTACGGGATTGGATGCAAGGCCGGTTGCCGTTGATCGACCAAGAACTCGACATGTTGCAAAGACAACAAGAGGCTCGGCTGCAGAGCcgctatgaggaggaggaggaggagggcccgTTCTGGCCGAGTTTGGCAGTCCCGGCCTCGCTCGACGCCGTCCTGCAGCTGCCGGAGACAGCCGGCGCGCCAGCCGGAGCCCGGCTCCAGCAGACGGAGTGCGCCGTGTGCCTCAAGGATTTCGAGGTGGACGACAAGGTCGCCACGATGCCGTGTGACCACTACTTCCACCAAGGTTGCATCTCCGAGTGGCTCAAGGTCAGCTGCGCCTGCCCCCTCTGCCGTCACGCGCTTCCTGCTGCAACTCCACCGGCGCACCACATGGAGGCGACGAGTCCATGA